One part of the Patescibacteria group bacterium genome encodes these proteins:
- a CDS encoding penicillin-binding protein yields the protein MPIPQLRKTWTKNKEKQGRTAPKKSFKKRLFFFILKFAAISVVVVLLYISYLSKDLPNPNQLMSREVAQSTKIYDRSGENILYEIHGDQKRTLVTLNEIPDQVKQATIAIEDKNFYKHGGVSWWAIARTMVTNVVYRRLAGGSTLTQQFVKNAILSPEKKLTRKIKELVLSVKIEKKFSKDEILQMYLNEIPYGSNAYGIQAASQKYFGKKVQDISLAEAAILAALTQAPSRYSPYGPNKSLLLKRKDYVLDLMAEQGYISEAQRDEAKTQEIVFQAADNNIIAPHFVMYVKELLAEKYGEKVIEQDGLKIITTLDLDKQKFAEEAISKRTENYQQKYNASNAALIALDPKTGQILAMVGSRDYFNEEIDGQVNITLSSRQPGSSIKPIVYATLFEKGYTPNTILYDVVTNFSTESGKTYEPHNYDGKEHGPVSIRQALAGSLNIPAVKALYLAGVNNVIDTAEVMGYTTLGDRQRFGLSLVLGGAEVKLLEHANAFSAFARDGVMSPTSAILKVEDKDGKTIEEYKPSNKQVISSKVARLINSVLSDNSARAFIFGEKNYLTLPDRQVAAKTGTTNDFKDAWTIGYTPSLVAGVWVGNNDASKMKTGSDGSVLAAPIWHDFMLSALGDSPKESFKEAENDKTGKAVLDGEIKSGRTVLIDKVSGLLATSSTPPELIESKNVREHHCILFYVDKNDPLGAAPKDPNQDPQFSIWEKAVIEWAKKNNEYSDPNTPTEYDNLHTLENKPNIIITSPNDGSTISNKDLSAQVNVSSARGVRRVDYYLNNNFLTSSQQEPFNLNWDISFLGNGYHKLSAKACDDVENCNESSVNFNLMIKNNKIPEKTSLTIKQPVNGLALNQIDFPLNIVLDIKGLKQVAKTNILLKTPANDIPELITSVRELNNNETIISWGSSPKPGDYTLYGELYDWNGEIKRSNEINLVIK from the coding sequence ATGCCCATCCCTCAATTAAGAAAAACTTGGACTAAAAACAAGGAAAAGCAAGGCCGAACGGCCCCGAAGAAATCTTTCAAAAAAAGGTTATTCTTTTTTATTCTTAAATTCGCTGCGATCTCAGTAGTGGTGGTTCTATTATATATTTCTTATCTCAGTAAGGATCTGCCAAATCCAAACCAATTAATGAGCCGCGAGGTGGCTCAAAGCACTAAAATTTATGACCGTAGCGGTGAGAATATATTATATGAAATCCATGGCGACCAAAAAAGAACCTTGGTTACTCTAAACGAGATTCCTGACCAGGTAAAGCAAGCGACCATCGCGATTGAAGATAAAAATTTCTACAAGCACGGCGGGGTAAGTTGGTGGGCGATTGCCCGCACCATGGTCACTAATGTGGTTTATAGGCGCTTAGCCGGCGGCTCTACTTTAACCCAGCAATTCGTCAAGAACGCCATCCTTAGCCCAGAGAAGAAACTCACTCGCAAAATCAAAGAGCTGGTTCTCTCTGTTAAAATAGAAAAAAAATTCAGTAAAGACGAAATATTACAAATGTATCTCAATGAGATTCCCTATGGTTCTAACGCCTATGGCATCCAGGCCGCCAGCCAAAAATATTTTGGCAAGAAAGTCCAAGATATCAGTTTAGCTGAAGCGGCTATTTTAGCCGCGTTAACCCAGGCTCCAAGCAGATATTCGCCATACGGACCCAATAAAAGCTTATTGTTAAAACGCAAAGACTATGTCTTAGATCTTATGGCCGAACAAGGATATATCTCGGAGGCCCAAAGGGATGAGGCAAAAACGCAAGAAATAGTCTTCCAAGCTGCTGACAACAACATCATTGCTCCTCATTTTGTTATGTATGTCAAAGAACTATTAGCAGAAAAGTATGGCGAAAAAGTGATTGAACAAGACGGTTTAAAGATTATAACTACCCTTGATTTAGATAAACAAAAATTTGCCGAAGAAGCTATTAGCAAAAGAACAGAAAACTATCAACAAAAATACAATGCTTCCAACGCCGCCTTGATCGCCCTCGACCCAAAAACAGGCCAAATTCTAGCCATGGTCGGTTCACGCGATTATTTTAATGAAGAAATAGACGGCCAGGTTAATATTACCCTCAGTTCTCGACAACCAGGCTCATCAATAAAACCAATAGTATATGCTACCCTGTTTGAAAAAGGCTACACCCCAAATACCATCTTATATGATGTAGTGACTAACTTCTCAACTGAATCAGGAAAAACTTATGAGCCTCACAATTATGATGGCAAGGAGCATGGACCGGTGAGCATCCGACAGGCTTTAGCTGGTTCCCTTAATATTCCGGCGGTCAAGGCTTTATACTTAGCTGGGGTTAATAATGTTATTGATACTGCGGAAGTAATGGGCTATACAACCCTCGGTGACCGTCAACGCTTTGGCTTGTCCCTGGTTTTAGGTGGAGCGGAAGTAAAATTATTAGAACATGCCAACGCTTTTAGTGCCTTCGCTCGTGATGGTGTTATGAGCCCAACTAGCGCTATTTTAAAAGTAGAAGATAAAGATGGTAAAACTATAGAAGAATACAAGCCAAGCAATAAACAGGTTATTAGTTCTAAGGTTGCTCGCCTTATAAACAGCGTTTTATCTGATAATTCCGCTAGGGCCTTTATCTTTGGTGAAAAAAACTACCTCACCCTGCCTGACAGACAGGTGGCTGCAAAAACCGGCACGACCAACGATTTTAAAGATGCTTGGACAATCGGTTATACTCCGTCATTAGTAGCTGGCGTTTGGGTTGGCAACAATGATGCCTCTAAGATGAAAACTGGGTCTGATGGTAGCGTCTTGGCGGCACCTATCTGGCACGACTTCATGCTTAGCGCTTTGGGTGACAGCCCCAAAGAAAGCTTCAAGGAGGCGGAAAACGATAAGACTGGAAAGGCGGTTTTAGATGGAGAAATAAAATCTGGCCGAACCGTCCTTATTGATAAAGTTTCTGGCCTGCTAGCGACTTCCAGCACTCCCCCGGAACTAATCGAATCAAAAAATGTCAGGGAACACCACTGTATACTTTTTTATGTTGATAAGAACGACCCCCTAGGTGCAGCTCCAAAAGATCCAAACCAGGACCCACAATTTTCTATTTGGGAAAAAGCCGTGATCGAATGGGCAAAAAAGAATAATGAGTACAGTGATCCTAACACACCAACTGAATACGATAATCTCCACACCCTAGAAAATAAGCCTAACATTATCATAACTAGTCCGAATGACGGCTCGACTATTAGTAATAAAGACTTATCTGCCCAAGTAAATGTCTCATCAGCGCGCGGAGTTAGGCGGGTTGACTATTATTTGAATAACAATTTTCTCACCAGCTCTCAACAAGAACCATTTAACCTTAATTGGGATATAAGCTTCCTGGGCAATGGTTATCATAAACTAAGCGCTAAGGCTTGCGACGACGTAGAGAATTGTAATGAAAGTTCGGTAAACTTTAATCTGATGATAAAGAATAATAAAATTCCAGAAAAAACCAGCTTGACTATAAAACAACCCGTAAACGGACTAGCTCTAAACCAAATAGATTTTCCTTTAAATATTGTTCTTGATATAAAGGGATTAAAACAAGTGGCTAAAACAAATATCCTCCTAAAAACACCGGCAAATGATATTCCAGAATTAATTACTTCTGTTCGAGAGTTAAACAATAATGAAACGATAATCTCTTGGGGTTCTAGTCCGAAACCAGGGGATTATACCTTATACGGAGAACTATATGATTGGAATGGGGAGATTAAAAGGAGTAACGAGATTAATCTAGTAATTAAATAA
- a CDS encoding diacylglycerol kinase family protein, giving the protein MYVYIYDDYLNKSKYTRALNKLEIRLTDLGLSGKIVRLGTIKNVKDLIQNEIKTGAKTIVAVGNNKTVNKIIGAVVDNSLYDFFQKNILLFIIPIGDNNSIAESLGIKKDEACETLLARRIKKIDLGTVANKYFLNKVSLDSQGSEIEIEKKYSIEPETQGQIHIVNLANQQDLNNEIKSDPQDGFLDFYYKHKNKDYTYLKLKNLKITNKNKVLLLDDSEEVSSPAEVGILKERLNFIVGKDRKFD; this is encoded by the coding sequence ATGTACGTTTATATATACGATGATTATTTAAATAAGAGTAAGTACACCAGAGCTTTAAACAAATTAGAAATTCGTTTGACGGATTTGGGCTTAAGCGGTAAAATCGTACGCCTAGGAACTATTAAAAATGTTAAAGATCTTATTCAGAACGAAATAAAGACTGGTGCTAAGACGATCGTAGCTGTGGGCAACAACAAAACCGTTAACAAAATCATCGGCGCTGTGGTTGATAATTCCCTATACGATTTTTTTCAAAAAAACATTCTATTATTTATAATCCCCATCGGAGATAATAATTCGATTGCCGAATCCCTAGGTATTAAGAAAGATGAAGCCTGTGAAACTTTACTAGCTCGAAGGATAAAAAAGATAGATTTGGGCACCGTGGCTAATAAATATTTTTTAAACAAGGTTTCCTTAGACAGCCAGGGAAGCGAGATAGAGATAGAAAAGAAATATTCCATAGAACCTGAGACACAAGGACAGATTCACATTGTTAATCTCGCCAATCAACAGGATTTAAACAACGAAATAAAATCTGACCCTCAAGACGGATTCTTAGATTTTTATTACAAACACAAGAACAAAGATTATACTTATCTTAAACTAAAAAACCTTAAAATAACCAATAAAAACAAGGTTTTATTACTAGACGACAGCGAAGAGGTCTCATCGCCAGCCGAGGTGGGCATATTAAAAGAAAGGCTTAATTTTATTGTCGGTAAAGATAGAAAATTTGATTAA
- the yidD gene encoding membrane protein insertion efficiency factor YidD: MWKLFKYGPRLFVVRLINIYQKSLSFDHGPMKHLYPNGFCRFYPSCSEYGKAAILKYGVVLGGFKSLWRVMRCNPWNKGGYDPLK; this comes from the coding sequence ATGTGGAAATTGTTTAAATATGGACCCCGCTTGTTTGTCGTGAGGTTAATTAATATTTATCAGAAGAGCCTTTCTTTTGACCATGGACCAATGAAGCACCTATATCCTAATGGTTTTTGCCGCTTTTATCCGAGTTGTTCAGAATATGGCAAAGCCGCAATCTTAAAGTATGGGGTGGTTTTGGGGGGATTTAAATCGCTTTGGCGTGTTATGCGTTGCAACCCTTGGAACAAGGGCGGCTATGACCCCCTAAAGTAA
- the rpmH gene encoding 50S ribosomal protein L34: MPKRTYQPNKKRASKKHGFRKRMQTKDGRDVLKRRRTRGRAVLSK, translated from the coding sequence ATGCCAAAAAGAACTTATCAGCCAAACAAGAAAAGAGCCTCTAAAAAACATGGCTTTAGAAAGAGAATGCAAACCAAGGATGGACGGGATGTTTTAAAAAGACGCCGCACTCGGGGGCGGGCGGTTTTGTCTAAGTAA
- a CDS encoding YidC/Oxa1 family membrane protein insertase codes for MIYFFTIVFYQPILSLLVFLYNTAAFNDIGVAIILLTIIIRLILWPLTNKAIKSQKELQVLQPKLEELKKRFTNKEEQARATMALYKEHKINPFSSCLPILIQLPFLIAVYQVFRDGLNNKLDLVYSFISKPETINTISFGFINLSEKNIYLAILAGAAQFWQGKMMIAKNKATSETSIGGTKDESMTAIMNKQMTYMMPILTVFIGATLPGGLTLYWLVITLLTALQQFVILKKISKTQDKVVIEGELIK; via the coding sequence ATGATTTATTTTTTTACGATAGTTTTTTATCAGCCAATTCTAAGTTTATTGGTTTTTTTATATAATACAGCCGCCTTTAACGATATTGGCGTGGCAATTATATTATTAACCATAATAATCCGTTTAATCTTGTGGCCTCTTACCAATAAGGCGATTAAATCTCAAAAAGAGCTTCAGGTGTTACAGCCTAAGTTGGAAGAATTAAAAAAACGATTTACCAATAAAGAGGAGCAGGCCAGGGCAACCATGGCTCTGTATAAGGAGCACAAAATTAATCCTTTTTCTTCTTGTTTGCCAATACTGATTCAGCTACCCTTTTTAATCGCAGTTTACCAGGTGTTCCGAGATGGCTTAAATAACAAATTAGACCTAGTTTATTCCTTTATCTCTAAACCAGAAACAATTAATACCATCTCTTTTGGTTTTATTAATTTAAGTGAGAAAAATATTTATTTAGCGATTTTAGCTGGGGCCGCTCAGTTCTGGCAAGGAAAAATGATGATCGCTAAAAATAAAGCAACATCCGAAACATCTATAGGTGGTACCAAAGATGAAAGCATGACAGCGATAATGAATAAGCAGATGACTTATATGATGCCAATTTTGACGGTTTTTATTGGAGCCACTTTACCCGGCGGGCTTACTCTTTATTGGCTGGTAATTACCCTGTTAACCGCTTTGCAACAGTTTGTAATTTTAAAAAAGATTTCCAAGACACAAGATAAGGTTGTTATTGAGGGTGAGTTGATAAAATAA
- the dnaA gene encoding chromosomal replication initiator protein DnaA gives MTNEQIWQSVLGEMEVSLSKVNFITWFKDTFISSFENNRAIICVPNAFVKRWLEEKYHRNILKAMENVCQQKIEGIIYKIELKKPMGGQVVYSTNQKPLETSIEAEKNHQYPNNERQNSDYQVQNNGRFGLNPKYIFENFIVGKNNELAHAACKAVVNSLGKAYNPLFIYGGVGLGKTHLLQAIGNEAAKYTDKILYTTSEKFTNNYIQAVQTGKGKDFKNIYRNVDLLLIDDVQFMGGKDGTQEEFFHTFNELQQADKQIVLSSDRAPKSIPAIEKRLISRFESGMVADIGRPDVETKMAILEKKVKEKGFPLEREILLYIADNIQNNIRELEGALNRVVASHQLRGIEPSIKSVKESLSDFVSNIQSKSLTPKEIIEATGKFYDVAFKDLIGNSRKKELVWPRQVAIYIIREELNTSYPSIGNELGGRDHTTAMHAYNKINKEITEKGNEKIKQEINSVKQLLNNHTI, from the coding sequence ATGACTAATGAACAAATCTGGCAATCAGTCTTAGGAGAAATGGAAGTCAGTTTATCCAAGGTTAATTTTATCACTTGGTTCAAAGATACTTTTATATCCTCGTTTGAAAACAACCGGGCGATTATTTGTGTGCCAAATGCTTTTGTAAAAAGATGGTTAGAGGAAAAATATCACCGCAACATACTTAAAGCGATGGAAAATGTCTGCCAACAAAAAATAGAGGGAATCATTTATAAAATAGAGCTAAAAAAACCAATGGGCGGTCAAGTCGTTTATTCCACTAATCAAAAGCCTTTGGAGACATCGATTGAAGCCGAAAAAAACCATCAATATCCCAACAATGAGAGACAAAATTCTGATTACCAAGTCCAAAATAATGGCCGTTTCGGCTTAAACCCCAAATATATCTTTGAAAATTTTATCGTTGGCAAAAACAACGAACTGGCCCACGCTGCCTGCAAGGCGGTAGTCAACAGTCTGGGTAAAGCCTATAACCCCTTATTTATCTATGGCGGAGTCGGCCTTGGTAAAACACATCTCTTGCAAGCCATTGGGAACGAAGCCGCTAAATATACTGATAAAATTCTTTACACCACCAGCGAAAAATTTACAAACAACTATATCCAGGCAGTCCAAACAGGTAAAGGAAAAGACTTTAAAAACATATATCGTAATGTCGATCTGCTACTAATAGATGATGTCCAGTTTATGGGTGGAAAAGATGGCACCCAAGAAGAATTCTTCCACACCTTTAACGAACTACAGCAAGCCGACAAGCAGATAGTCTTAAGCTCTGATCGGGCGCCAAAATCGATACCAGCCATAGAAAAGAGATTAATATCCCGTTTCGAATCAGGGATGGTGGCCGACATCGGCAGGCCTGACGTTGAAACAAAAATGGCAATATTAGAAAAAAAAGTTAAAGAAAAGGGCTTTCCCTTAGAAAGAGAAATATTATTATATATAGCTGATAACATCCAAAATAATATCAGAGAACTTGAGGGAGCACTAAACCGAGTTGTCGCCTCTCACCAATTAAGGGGAATTGAGCCAAGCATCAAAAGTGTTAAGGAATCTTTATCTGACTTTGTCTCCAACATTCAATCAAAATCACTAACACCCAAGGAAATAATAGAGGCTACCGGAAAATTTTATGATGTTGCTTTTAAAGATTTAATTGGAAATAGCCGTAAAAAGGAACTGGTTTGGCCAAGACAGGTAGCTATCTATATTATCAGAGAAGAATTAAACACATCATATCCTAGTATTGGCAACGAATTAGGAGGCAGAGACCACACCACCGCCATGCACGCCTACAACAAAATAAACAAAGAAATTACCGAAAAGGGAAATGAAAAAATAAAACAAGAAATAAATTCTGTCAAACAACTTTTAAATAATCACACCATTTAA
- the dnaN gene encoding DNA polymerase III subunit beta, whose protein sequence is MKLISLQENLKRGLTLVSHITSKNINLPILNNVLIKASKNKIELISTNLEIGIIHQIRGKVETEGSFTVDARVINDYVGLLPNDKVKIEEKGGELKLECNNYKTKIKGEAATEFPLIPTINKDNGFLCPVYDFRKALGSVSFAILNNESRPELSGVLFIFNKNKLTLVATDSYRLAEREISVNSNIKTEDDIKIIVPSKTIQELGRILVGLGDGLSEDEEVKNIEIYLSDNQILFSLGQTDLISRLISGNYPDYKQIIPNNIKTEVLIDRSEMLRAVKASAIFSKAGINDVALEFKSSGTIISASSGISGESRIELESDNKGDLSEIIINYKYLVDGLTNINSEKVKIELVNNASPFILRPEPKEPYLYIVMPIRQ, encoded by the coding sequence ATGAAACTAATAAGCTTGCAAGAAAATTTAAAAAGAGGATTAACCCTAGTTTCCCATATTACTAGTAAGAATATTAATTTACCAATCTTGAATAACGTTTTAATAAAAGCATCTAAGAATAAAATAGAATTAATAAGCACTAACCTGGAAATAGGGATAATCCATCAAATAAGGGGCAAGGTTGAGACGGAGGGATCTTTTACGGTTGATGCCAGGGTTATTAATGATTATGTAGGCTTATTACCTAATGATAAGGTTAAGATAGAGGAAAAGGGTGGAGAGTTGAAGTTGGAGTGTAATAATTACAAGACAAAGATAAAGGGAGAGGCGGCGACGGAATTTCCTTTAATCCCTACAATAAATAAGGATAACGGTTTTTTGTGCCCGGTTTATGATTTTAGGAAGGCGCTGGGGTCGGTCTCTTTTGCTATTTTAAACAACGAAAGCCGTCCAGAGCTCTCTGGTGTCTTATTTATCTTTAATAAAAATAAATTAACTTTAGTGGCCACAGATAGTTATCGCTTGGCGGAAAGAGAAATCTCTGTAAATTCTAATATAAAAACAGAGGATGATATAAAAATTATCGTTCCCTCTAAAACCATCCAGGAGCTCGGCAGAATATTAGTTGGCTTAGGTGATGGTTTATCAGAAGATGAGGAAGTAAAAAATATAGAAATTTATTTATCGGATAACCAGATACTATTTTCTTTAGGTCAAACAGATTTAATTTCCCGCCTTATCAGTGGTAACTACCCAGACTATAAACAAATAATACCAAACAACATTAAAACAGAGGTTTTGATTGATCGATCAGAAATGTTAAGGGCGGTCAAAGCCTCGGCCATCTTTTCAAAGGCCGGAATAAACGACGTAGCTCTAGAGTTTAAATCATCTGGAACCATAATCTCAGCCTCTTCTGGGATAAGTGGTGAGAGTAGGATTGAGTTGGAATCCGATAATAAAGGTGATTTAAGTGAAATTATAATAAATTACAAATATTTAGTTGACGGTCTAACCAATATAAATAGCGAAAAAGTTAAGATCGAGCTGGTTAACAATGCTTCACCGTTTATTTTAAGGCCAGAGCCTAAAGAGCCATATTTATATATAGTTATGCCTATTAGGCAATAA
- a CDS encoding matrixin family metalloprotease yields MKILIFLVMALVTRNKQVGNWQKYFLLFILLIGFILFKDRLLVFTNSLSRNLFGLSNKPISYRINQLDPGFGLTQEDALSALAEAEKVWESPFGKELFISDPQGNLAINFVYDKRQASTNELQNLDNQVSEETAEFESYKQNYDVLVKEYNQKKAALEEKINNYQSLGSEYENKLRLYKSSGSDPEKASSLNDDMERLSQMYREITVEQDNLTSLVSRINSLAQGANRSLPQLNDNVRAYNDLLADNSGEFQEGEYLYKSGKQSINIYQFTDRQDLIFLLAHELGHALGLEHSANPNSLMYKLNYSQTASVVEDDLRRLRELY; encoded by the coding sequence GTGAAGATATTAATTTTCTTAGTTATGGCCTTGGTGACGAGGAATAAACAAGTGGGCAATTGGCAAAAGTATTTTTTACTGTTTATTTTATTGATAGGCTTTATTCTTTTTAAAGATAGGCTTTTAGTATTTACTAATTCCTTATCTAGGAATCTTTTCGGGCTAAGCAATAAGCCTATAAGCTACCGGATAAATCAGTTAGATCCAGGCTTTGGCCTAACTCAAGAAGATGCTTTATCTGCGCTGGCTGAAGCGGAAAAAGTTTGGGAATCTCCTTTTGGTAAAGAATTATTTATTTCTGATCCCCAGGGAAATTTAGCGATTAATTTCGTGTACGATAAGCGACAAGCTTCAACTAACGAATTACAGAACTTAGATAATCAAGTATCCGAAGAAACCGCTGAGTTTGAGTCCTATAAGCAAAATTATGATGTTTTGGTTAAAGAATATAATCAGAAGAAAGCTGCTTTAGAAGAAAAAATTAATAATTATCAATCTCTGGGCTCTGAATATGAAAATAAACTCCGGCTTTATAAGAGTTCGGGTTCTGATCCAGAGAAAGCAAGTTCTCTAAATGACGATATGGAGAGATTGAGTCAGATGTATAGAGAAATAACAGTCGAGCAGGATAATTTAACTAGTTTAGTTTCACGTATAAATTCTTTAGCTCAAGGCGCTAATCGTTCCCTGCCTCAACTTAATGACAACGTCCGGGCCTACAACGATCTCTTGGCTGATAATTCTGGCGAGTTTCAAGAGGGCGAATATTTATATAAATCGGGCAAGCAATCAATTAATATTTATCAGTTTACGGATAGGCAAGACCTGATTTTTTTATTGGCTCATGAATTAGGACACGCTCTTGGTTTAGAACATTCTGCTAATCCCAATTCCTTGATGTATAAGTTAAATTATTCGCAAACAGCTTCGGTTGTAGAAGATGATCTAAGAAGGCTGAGGGAGCTCTACTGA
- a CDS encoding RNA methyltransferase, translating to MLKITSPHNEKIKNLIRLAKNRERDKQSLIIIEGARAIKEAMRAGFLISQAFFCRELMKDKSLLPDFPDFIEVEPSVFKRVSYAENPDGYLVLAKPKYIDLKDSKLSSQPLVLVLESLEKPGNLGAILRSAYAAKVDLIIINDPKTDIYNPNVIKTSEGFLFNNQVVIATQKATYKFLKDHEILVLATSIQAAKIYTGIDFTKPHALVIGSESKGLSRSWLSLADEQIKIPMKPGIDSLNASVSTAVILFEAWRQRGFS from the coding sequence ATGCTAAAAATTACCAGTCCCCACAATGAAAAGATAAAAAATCTAATTAGACTAGCTAAGAACAGAGAAAGAGATAAGCAGTCTTTGATTATTATCGAAGGCGCCCGGGCGATAAAGGAGGCGATGAGAGCCGGCTTTTTGATCAGCCAAGCTTTTTTTTGCCGAGAATTAATGAAAGACAAGAGCCTTTTGCCAGATTTTCCTGATTTTATTGAGGTCGAACCGTCGGTTTTTAAGAGAGTCTCTTATGCCGAAAATCCCGATGGTTATTTAGTCCTGGCTAAGCCTAAATACATAGATTTAAAAGATAGTAAGCTCAGTAGCCAGCCCTTAGTTCTTGTTTTGGAGTCTCTAGAGAAGCCGGGAAATCTGGGGGCTATTTTGCGTAGCGCCTATGCGGCCAAGGTTGACTTGATTATTATAAATGACCCTAAGACCGATATATATAATCCCAACGTCATTAAGACGAGTGAGGGATTTCTGTTTAACAATCAGGTGGTCATAGCCACTCAGAAGGCGACTTATAAGTTTTTAAAAGATCACGAGATCCTTGTTTTAGCAACCAGCATCCAGGCCGCCAAGATTTATACCGGTATTGATTTTACTAAGCCTCATGCCTTAGTAATCGGATCAGAATCCAAGGGTTTAAGCCGTTCTTGGCTATCTCTGGCTGACGAACAGATCAAGATTCCTATGAAACCGGGAATTGACTCCCTAAACGCCTCTGTTAGTACGGCTGTTATTCTGTTTGAGGCTTGGCGCCAGAGAGGGTTTAGTTGA
- the glgP gene encoding alpha-glucan family phosphorylase has protein sequence MINKKDYKIAYFSMEVALEEGLETYAGGLGILAGDLLRSAHDLGLPMLGLSLLNNKGYFNQSLDKTGEQTELPEKNFDFSRLKKMPQLVSVNIGSDEVMVAAWQYLIDNEAPIYLLDTNLSENAPEYQDLTSSLYGSDKEHRLKQEIILGRGGVKMLAELGYDVNKFHINEGHGIMAAIELFSSSTQNNEPEKIREVKKKIVFTIHTSIKAAQDVLPNEVLIKNVPDFPINLPGLSRDGRVSLTDVGVYFSNYVNGVSLSHKNVLEKIFPDIDVHAVTNGVRALTWTSAEFQALYDKYIPGWRMSSSFLVEANSIPLPELWQAHQKNKEHLLDYITQKQEIFLKAKTFTIGFARRFTAYKRPLMLLTDMERLLSIHQDVGKIQIIYAGKAHPNDLDGKKMIKEIYHIKDAYRDKIDIVFLEDYEISLAKLLVAGVDLWLSNPLPPNEASGTSGMKAAHNGVPQLSTFDGWWVEGYIKDKTGWLIEGESIDLYNILEQEIIPMYYNNPESYQRLMRSTISLSASVFSSERALRKYNGQAYQRR, from the coding sequence ATGATTAATAAAAAAGATTATAAGATAGCTTATTTCAGTATGGAAGTGGCTCTGGAAGAAGGGCTGGAAACTTACGCTGGCGGCCTCGGCATCCTGGCTGGCGACCTATTGCGCTCTGCTCATGATTTAGGATTACCAATGCTTGGTCTGAGCTTATTGAATAATAAGGGGTATTTTAATCAATCCTTGGATAAGACCGGTGAACAGACAGAGCTTCCAGAAAAAAACTTTGATTTTTCTCGTTTAAAGAAGATGCCCCAGCTGGTCAGCGTTAACATCGGCTCGGATGAAGTTATGGTGGCCGCCTGGCAATATCTGATCGATAATGAGGCTCCGATCTATCTTTTAGATACTAATTTGTCAGAAAACGCTCCCGAGTATCAAGATTTGACTAGCAGTCTGTATGGCAGCGACAAGGAGCATCGCTTAAAACAAGAAATTATTCTCGGTCGAGGTGGAGTTAAAATGTTGGCGGAGCTTGGTTATGATGTCAATAAATTCCATATCAATGAGGGGCATGGGATTATGGCAGCAATTGAGCTTTTTTCCTCTTCTACACAAAACAATGAACCGGAAAAGATTAGAGAGGTGAAAAAAAAGATAGTCTTTACAATCCATACTTCGATTAAGGCCGCTCAGGATGTTTTACCCAATGAAGTTCTTATTAAAAATGTGCCAGATTTTCCGATTAATTTGCCAGGCTTGTCCCGAGACGGCAGGGTAAGTCTAACTGACGTCGGAGTATATTTTAGCAATTATGTGAACGGAGTCTCTTTGAGCCATAAGAATGTTTTGGAAAAGATTTTTCCTGATATTGATGTCCACGCCGTTACTAACGGTGTCCGGGCTCTAACTTGGACGTCTGCTGAATTCCAAGCCCTATATGATAAATACATTCCCGGCTGGAGGATGTCTAGTTCATTTTTAGTAGAAGCCAACTCTATTCCTTTGCCGGAGCTATGGCAGGCCCATCAGAAAAACAAAGAACACCTTTTGGACTATATAACACAAAAACAAGAAATATTTTTGAAGGCCAAGACTTTTACCATCGGTTTTGCCCGCCGCTTTACCGCCTATAAAAGGCCACTCATGCTTTTAACCGATATGGAGAGGCTTTTGTCTATCCATCAAGATGTAGGCAAAATACAAATAATCTATGCCGGTAAAGCTCATCCTAATGATTTGGATGGCAAGAAGATGATTAAGGAGATATATCATATCAAGGATGCTTACCGTGACAAGATAGATATAGTTTTTCTAGAAGACTATGAGATATCCTTGGCTAAATTGCTGGTTGCCGGTGTCGATCTTTGGCTTAGTAATCCGCTACCACCAAACGAAGCCTCTGGTACTAGCGGCATGAAGGCGGCACACAATGGCGTGCCACAACTCAGCACTTTTGATGGCTGGTGGGTGGAAGGCTATATTAAAGACAAAACCGGCTGGTTGATTGAGGGCGAGTCGATAGATTTATATAACATCTTAGAACAGGAAATAATTCCGATGTATTATAATAACCCTGAATCTTATCAACGCTTAATGAGGTCAACAATCAGCCTAAGTGCTTCGGTTTTTAGTTCGGAGAGAGCCTTAAGGAAGTATAATGGCCAAGCTTATCAAAGGAGATAA